From the genome of Amycolatopsis granulosa:
CCGCCAAGGCGCACGGCCTGGAGGTGCGCTGACCACCGCCGGATAGCCTGTGCCCGTGGGACGGCTGGTGGTCATCGAGGGGCTGGACGGCGCGGGCAAGCGCACGCTGACCGACGGCCTCACCAAGGCACTGCACGACCAGGGCCGCACGGTCGCCACGCACGCGTTCCCGCGCTACGGCCGCAGCGTCCACGCCGACCTGGTACGCGAGGGCCTGCACCGCCGCCACGGCGACCTCACCGACTCCGTCTACGGCATGGGCCTGCTCTACGCCCTCGACCGCCGGGGCGCGGCCGGCGACATCCGCCGCGACCTGGCCGCCCACGACGTCGTCCTGCTGGACCGGTACGTCGCCTCCAACGCCGCCTACGGCGCGGCCCGCCTCCGGCAGCACGCCGACGGCGCGTTCGTGCGCTGGGTGCGGGAGATCGAGATCGACCGGTTCGGGCTGCCGCTGCCGGACGCCCAGATCCTGCTGCGCGTCCCGCCCGCCGTGGCCGCCGAGCGGGCCGACCGGCGCGCCTCCGCCGACGCCGGCCGTGCCAAGGACGCGTTCGAGTCCGACGACGATCTGCAGGCCCGCTGCGCCGCGGTCTACGACGAGCTGGCGGCGATGTCGTGGTTGTCCGGTTGGCACGTGGTGGACGGCGCGGCGGGTGTCGACCACGCCGAGCTCGTCGCCCGGCTGGTCCATCCGGGCTAACGTGCCTGGTCACTTCCCGGGGCGTTCGCAGGGTCGCGCGTCACGAACGGTCTCCGTAG
Proteins encoded in this window:
- a CDS encoding dTMP kinase, whose product is MGRLVVIEGLDGAGKRTLTDGLTKALHDQGRTVATHAFPRYGRSVHADLVREGLHRRHGDLTDSVYGMGLLYALDRRGAAGDIRRDLAAHDVVLLDRYVASNAAYGAARLRQHADGAFVRWVREIEIDRFGLPLPDAQILLRVPPAVAAERADRRASADAGRAKDAFESDDDLQARCAAVYDELAAMSWLSGWHVVDGAAGVDHAELVARLVHPG